The Lacipirellula parvula genome window below encodes:
- a CDS encoding toxin-antitoxin system YwqK family antitoxin, translating into MLSPLRREHAEPSQTPDRGPAGRRSTTPRRPRVGSTSFVSNKDFKQFRATTMQVFYDQLEYSNDHIYLFNGLRFTGTAVEFYANGTLLSELHFEAGLQHGITREYHPAGTNKLEVPYVHGLRHGIEREWHDDGTVYREMEFAYDVLMNSRTLTRDGTLLEEFHRGPNDALTTLVGEKKRRDVSG; encoded by the coding sequence ATGCTCTCGCCCCTCAGGCGTGAGCATGCCGAACCTTCGCAGACGCCCGATCGTGGTCCAGCAGGCCGGCGCTCCACGACGCCCCGTCGCCCGCGTGTCGGTTCCACCTCGTTTGTATCAAACAAAGATTTCAAGCAATTTCGCGCAACAACCATGCAAGTCTTTTATGATCAATTAGAGTACTCAAACGACCACATATACTTATTTAACGGACTCCGTTTTACTGGGACGGCTGTCGAGTTTTACGCGAATGGAACCCTGTTAAGTGAGCTACACTTCGAGGCTGGGCTCCAACACGGTATCACGCGCGAGTATCATCCAGCGGGTACAAATAAGCTCGAAGTCCCTTATGTGCATGGTTTACGTCACGGCATTGAGCGTGAGTGGCACGACGACGGCACCGTGTATCGCGAGATGGAGTTCGCGTATGACGTGCTCATGAATAGCAGAACATTAACGCGAGATGGAACGCTTCTTGAGGAGTTCCATCGTGGACCCAACGATGCGTTGACAACCCTGGTCGGCGAGAAAAAGCGCCGGGATGTCTCGGGGTAG
- a CDS encoding ATP-dependent helicase: MAHGLNPAQHAAVETLSGPLLVLAGAGTGKTRVVTTRIANLIKHRIKPDRILAVTFTRKAAGEMQERALALLGGPEKPGKTHRRAKPKGPKIRPQISTFHALCVQVLRRHITQLGYPPQFAICDRGDQESLARTSLRDIRCPEDSLRPGDLLAIISNWKNKSLRPMQAASEATSDKEHLAAAAYRRYQSSLKARGMVDFDDLLLCTEELFTKYPAIRREEAGHFDHVLVDEYQDTNGSQYRIVKALAMGHRNLCVVGDDDQSIYGWRGAEVEHILRFKEDWPDAKVVRLEENYRSAGAILEYANTLIAFNKKRHDKILRPARGAGQRPIIMQLPDEAQEAERVVGDIHMQLTQPGMQAKDFAILCRTNEQPRAFETELRRLKLPYILVGGQSFFDRKEVRDLLAYLKTVENPTDETSLLRIINTPPRGIGNATVKQLLAEAVNRGEPIWTVLREAAGGGGATGNAIGKFVKLIGELKEIADRGAPVDKLVDAVVDRTQYRRELDRLYPDPMEREARTASIEELINAGAAYNKGKKTKKDEEEIPLLRGFLDDVALGGSDNRDEKEDQLQRNAIALMTLHSAKGLEFPYVYMVGMEEGILPHKRTLEMPDESQIDEERRLCYVGVTRAQEKLTMSFALTRRKWGKPKDTVPSRFLYEMTGQAENAAKARAAAAATLGPHKKHPAAKGAGGPKGGKGAKGAKGSQSRSPRR, from the coding sequence ATGGCTCACGGACTGAATCCCGCCCAACACGCTGCCGTTGAGACGCTAAGCGGCCCGTTGCTCGTTTTAGCCGGGGCTGGGACGGGGAAGACCCGCGTCGTGACGACGCGGATTGCGAATCTCATCAAGCATCGGATCAAGCCCGATCGGATTCTGGCGGTGACGTTCACCCGCAAGGCGGCGGGCGAGATGCAGGAGCGGGCGCTGGCCCTGCTCGGCGGGCCGGAAAAGCCCGGCAAGACGCATCGCAGAGCGAAGCCGAAGGGGCCGAAGATTCGGCCGCAGATTTCGACCTTCCACGCACTGTGCGTCCAGGTGCTGCGGCGGCACATCACTCAGCTGGGTTATCCCCCCCAGTTCGCCATTTGCGATCGGGGCGACCAGGAGTCGCTCGCGCGGACCTCGCTGCGCGACATTCGCTGCCCCGAAGATTCGCTGCGACCGGGCGACCTGTTGGCGATCATTAGCAACTGGAAAAACAAATCGCTGCGGCCGATGCAAGCGGCGTCGGAGGCGACGAGCGATAAGGAGCATCTCGCCGCCGCGGCTTATCGGCGCTACCAAAGCAGCCTGAAGGCTCGCGGGATGGTCGACTTCGACGACTTGCTCCTCTGCACGGAGGAGTTGTTCACCAAGTATCCGGCCATCCGCCGCGAGGAGGCAGGGCATTTCGACCACGTGCTGGTCGATGAATATCAGGACACCAACGGCAGCCAGTACCGCATCGTCAAAGCGCTGGCGATGGGGCATCGCAACTTGTGCGTCGTGGGCGACGACGACCAGTCGATTTACGGCTGGCGCGGCGCCGAGGTCGAGCACATTTTGCGGTTCAAAGAAGATTGGCCCGACGCGAAGGTCGTGCGGCTTGAGGAGAACTACCGCTCGGCCGGGGCCATTCTCGAATACGCCAACACGCTCATTGCGTTCAACAAAAAGCGGCACGACAAAATCTTGCGGCCCGCCCGCGGCGCCGGACAGCGGCCGATCATCATGCAGCTGCCTGATGAGGCGCAGGAAGCGGAACGGGTGGTTGGCGACATCCACATGCAGCTGACGCAGCCCGGAATGCAGGCGAAAGATTTTGCGATCCTGTGTCGCACAAACGAGCAGCCGCGGGCGTTCGAAACCGAACTGCGACGGCTGAAGCTGCCGTACATTCTGGTCGGCGGGCAATCGTTCTTCGATCGCAAGGAAGTCCGCGACCTGCTGGCGTACCTGAAGACAGTCGAGAACCCGACCGACGAAACGTCGCTGCTGCGGATTATCAACACGCCGCCGCGCGGGATCGGCAACGCTACAGTAAAGCAACTGTTGGCCGAGGCGGTGAATCGCGGCGAGCCGATTTGGACCGTGCTGCGCGAAGCGGCCGGCGGCGGCGGAGCCACGGGCAACGCGATTGGGAAATTTGTGAAACTCATTGGCGAATTGAAAGAGATCGCCGATCGCGGGGCGCCGGTCGACAAGCTGGTCGACGCGGTGGTCGACCGCACGCAGTATCGCCGCGAGCTCGATCGGCTCTATCCTGATCCCATGGAACGCGAGGCCCGCACCGCGTCGATCGAGGAACTGATCAACGCCGGCGCCGCGTACAACAAAGGGAAGAAGACGAAGAAGGACGAAGAGGAAATTCCACTGCTCCGCGGATTCCTCGACGACGTCGCCCTCGGCGGCAGCGACAACCGCGACGAGAAAGAGGACCAGCTGCAACGCAACGCGATCGCGCTGATGACGCTCCACTCAGCGAAGGGGCTGGAGTTTCCGTACGTTTACATGGTGGGGATGGAGGAAGGGATTCTGCCCCACAAGCGGACGCTCGAAATGCCGGACGAATCGCAAATCGACGAAGAGCGACGGCTCTGCTACGTCGGCGTCACGCGGGCGCAAGAGAAGCTGACGATGTCGTTCGCCCTCACGCGGCGGAAGTGGGGGAAGCCGAAGGACACGGTGCCGAGCCGGTTTTTGTACGAGATGACCGGGCAGGCGGAGAATGCGGCGAAAGCGCGGGCGGCGGCTGCGGCCACTCTTGGACCGCATAAGAAGCACCCGGCGGCGAAGGGAGCTGGCGGGCCGAAGGGGGGCAAAGGGGCTAAGGGAGCGAAAGGTTCGCAATCGCGCTCGCCGCGGCGGTAG
- a CDS encoding RluA family pseudouridine synthase, whose protein sequence is MTLDDEGAWDDEVAPVTSLASEFGDYTLTVDEAMAGQRIDAFLAAAIDGVSRARIRRSIDEGLATVNGTQQKAAYRTLLGDQIQIRIAAAVEAPLPEPIPLDLLYEDDVIAVVNKPAGMVVHPAKGHWAGTLAAALVHRFNDGLSAVGGQVRPGIVHRLDRETSGAIVVAKNDAAHESLARQFHDREVQKEYLAISAGRFDRDADRVNEPIGPHPTHREKMAIRGDHPDSRPAETFFEVLERFPGFALVRCRPKTGRTHQIRLHLMHLRCPVLCDKQYGSRSRITIGEVRGITRQKRLGGDALDDEVLLARHALHAHRLSFAHPMSGAAMTVEAPLPKDMERFLEVLRSAAGS, encoded by the coding sequence ATGACGCTGGACGACGAGGGGGCTTGGGATGATGAAGTCGCGCCAGTCACGTCACTGGCCAGCGAGTTCGGCGACTACACGCTCACTGTCGACGAAGCGATGGCCGGTCAGCGCATTGATGCGTTCTTAGCCGCAGCGATCGATGGCGTCAGCCGCGCCCGCATTCGCCGTTCGATCGATGAGGGCCTCGCCACCGTCAACGGCACGCAGCAGAAGGCCGCTTACCGCACGCTGCTGGGCGATCAGATTCAAATCCGCATTGCCGCGGCGGTCGAAGCGCCGCTCCCCGAGCCGATTCCGCTCGATCTGCTCTACGAAGACGACGTCATCGCCGTCGTCAACAAACCGGCCGGCATGGTCGTCCATCCCGCCAAGGGACATTGGGCCGGCACGCTCGCCGCCGCGCTCGTCCATCGTTTTAACGATGGCCTCAGCGCCGTCGGCGGACAAGTCCGCCCCGGCATCGTCCACCGCCTCGATCGCGAGACGAGCGGCGCCATCGTCGTTGCTAAGAACGACGCCGCCCACGAGTCGCTCGCCCGGCAGTTTCACGATCGCGAAGTGCAGAAGGAATACCTCGCGATCTCCGCCGGCCGCTTCGATCGCGACGCCGATCGCGTCAACGAACCGATCGGCCCCCATCCGACGCATCGCGAAAAGATGGCGATCCGCGGCGACCACCCCGACAGCCGCCCGGCGGAAACTTTCTTCGAAGTGCTTGAGCGCTTCCCCGGCTTCGCGCTGGTTCGCTGCCGTCCGAAGACCGGCCGCACCCACCAGATTCGCCTCCACCTGATGCACCTCCGCTGCCCAGTGCTGTGCGACAAGCAGTACGGTAGCCGTTCGCGAATTACTATCGGCGAGGTGCGCGGCATCACGCGGCAGAAGCGGCTAGGCGGCGACGCCCTCGACGACGAAGTGCTGCTCGCGCGTCACGCGCTGCACGCCCATCGGCTCAGCTTCGCTCATCCTATGAGCGGCGCGGCGATGACGGTCGAGGCGCCGCTGCCGAAAGATATGGAGCGTTTCCTGGAAGTGTTGCGATCGGCCGCCGGATCGTGA